Proteins found in one Saccharopolyspora phatthalungensis genomic segment:
- the pqqD gene encoding pyrroloquinoline quinone biosynthesis peptide chaperone PqqD: MGTSVRSSSRPRLSYRVRLGFDRVRKQYMLLGPESVTVLNTTGAAILDLCDGRRTVDEIVTALRGRYHQVAGDEVTHFLTRLATKRCVEVDDD, translated from the coding sequence ATGGGCACGTCAGTACGGTCGTCGAGCCGACCAAGATTGTCGTATCGCGTGCGCCTGGGCTTCGACCGGGTGCGCAAGCAGTACATGCTGCTGGGGCCCGAGTCGGTGACGGTCCTGAACACGACGGGCGCGGCCATTCTCGACCTGTGCGACGGACGACGGACGGTCGACGAGATCGTGACGGCACTACGCGGCCGGTACCACCAGGTGGCCGGCGACGAGGTGACGCACTTCCTCACGAGGCTCGCCACCAAACGGTGCGTGGAGGTCGACGATGACTAG
- the pqqC gene encoding pyrroloquinoline-quinone synthase PqqC, whose protein sequence is MPTLTDTDSFVAALRAQARRYHDQHPFHVEMNAGRLSRRQIQGWVANRFYYQENIPRKDAAILANCPDREVRRRWIRRILDHDGTAGEGGGIDAWLRLGEAVGLSREEVCDGQHLLPGVRFAVDAYVTFARTRPWVEAVASSLTELFAPDLMAERLAAFERYYPWIDRAGLGYFRARLTQAPRDSEHALRVVTEHCRSAEEQARAVAALSFKCDVLWSILDAIDHAYPD, encoded by the coding sequence GTGCCGACGCTAACCGACACCGACAGCTTCGTCGCGGCGCTGCGTGCCCAGGCGCGGCGCTACCACGACCAGCACCCGTTCCACGTCGAGATGAACGCCGGGCGCCTCAGCCGCCGGCAGATCCAAGGGTGGGTGGCCAACCGCTTCTACTACCAGGAGAACATCCCCCGCAAGGATGCGGCCATCCTGGCCAACTGTCCGGACCGCGAGGTGCGTCGGCGCTGGATCCGGCGCATCCTCGACCACGATGGCACGGCGGGAGAAGGCGGCGGCATCGATGCCTGGTTGCGCCTGGGCGAGGCGGTCGGGCTGTCCCGCGAGGAAGTGTGCGATGGGCAGCATCTCCTTCCCGGAGTACGGTTCGCCGTCGACGCGTACGTCACCTTCGCCCGCACGAGGCCGTGGGTCGAGGCGGTGGCATCCTCGTTGACCGAGCTGTTCGCGCCGGATCTGATGGCCGAACGCCTCGCCGCGTTCGAGCGGTACTACCCGTGGATCGACCGCGCCGGGCTCGGGTACTTCCGGGCCCGCCTGACGCAGGCTCCCCGCGACTCCGAGCACGCCCTGCGGGTGGTGACCGAACACTGCCGGTCCGCCGAGGAACAGGCGCGTGCCGTGGCGGCGCTTTCGTTTAAGTGCGACGTGCTCTGGAGTATTCTCGATGCCATCGACCATGCTTATCCGGACTGA
- the pqqB gene encoding pyrroloquinoline quinone biosynthesis protein PqqB produces MWVRVLGSAAGGGFPQWNCACPACRAVRDGSRPCRSRTQSAIAVSADYRRWFLFNASPDIRAQIESFPALQPGNGRASPLRAVLLTDAELDHTLGLLLLREGRELELHATPAVRDTLCDGTAILRTLEAYCTVKWRQVVAGTDVVLGAGLSYRAFDVPTTKRSRFGAGRAPGRVVGYRLTDEASGRVAVYLPGMQELSTAVRAQLADCACLFVDGTCWQDDELIRLGLAGKTARDMGHLPIDGPGGSLEQLSSLPIERKIYVHINNTNPILLDDAPERGAVEDRGMEVAADGLEVQI; encoded by the coding sequence ATGTGGGTGCGGGTGCTCGGCTCGGCGGCGGGAGGGGGCTTCCCGCAGTGGAACTGTGCCTGCCCGGCCTGTCGTGCCGTCCGTGACGGCTCCCGGCCCTGCCGGTCCCGCACCCAGTCGGCGATCGCGGTGAGCGCCGATTACCGGCGCTGGTTCCTGTTCAACGCCTCGCCCGACATCCGCGCCCAGATCGAGTCCTTTCCCGCGCTGCAGCCGGGCAACGGCCGAGCGTCGCCGCTGCGGGCGGTGCTGCTGACCGATGCGGAGCTCGATCACACGCTCGGCCTGCTGCTGCTACGGGAGGGGCGGGAACTAGAACTACACGCGACTCCTGCGGTGCGGGACACATTGTGCGACGGGACGGCTATTCTCCGGACGCTTGAAGCATATTGCACGGTCAAGTGGCGGCAGGTCGTTGCCGGTACGGATGTGGTTTTGGGGGCGGGACTGTCCTACCGGGCCTTCGACGTTCCCACCACCAAGCGGAGTCGTTTCGGGGCCGGGAGGGCACCGGGGCGGGTCGTGGGCTACCGGCTGACCGATGAGGCCAGCGGTCGGGTCGCCGTGTATCTACCGGGCATGCAAGAGCTTTCTACAGCGGTGCGTGCGCAATTGGCCGACTGCGCGTGCCTGTTCGTCGACGGGACCTGCTGGCAGGACGATGAGCTGATCCGGCTCGGCCTGGCCGGGAAGACTGCGCGCGACATGGGGCACCTGCCGATCGACGGTCCAGGAGGCAGCCTCGAACAACTCTCATCGCTGCCCATCGAGCGCAAGATTTACGTGCACATCAACAACACCAATCCGATCCTGCTCGACGACGCGCCCGAGCGCGGCGCCGTCGAGGACCGCGGCATGGAAGTGGCCGCCGACGGGCTGGAGGTGCAGATCTAG
- the pqqA gene encoding pyrroloquinoline quinone precursor peptide PqqA, translating into MKSVAARRELLDWEPPKFEEVEWETPEFEELQCTSEVTMYVSRLED; encoded by the coding sequence ATGAAGTCCGTTGCCGCTCGGCGTGAACTCCTCGACTGGGAGCCGCCCAAGTTCGAAGAAGTCGAATGGGAGACTCCCGAGTTCGAGGAATTGCAGTGCACGTCCGAGGTGACGATGTACGTCTCGCGGTTGGAGGACTAG
- a CDS encoding PQQ-dependent dehydrogenase, methanol/ethanol family: MTEYVQAGHAVSQATLSGVVGNAPPVAQDVTYERILQARSEPQNWLTYYGAYDGQRYSPLDQINTENVHRLAPAWVFQSGSAGLHAGPSTYSFEAAPIVVDGVMYVSGWDGWVWALHAGTGQELWRYKHEVPYDTSLCCGNVNRGVAVAKGKVFVVTLNAHVIALDGVTGNLVWDMTYGDVRAGESATVAPLVVKDLVIVGSSGGEFGVRGHLDAFDVETGRHVWRTYTVPKPGERGSETWPDGPAWTRGGGNCWVTGTYDPELNLLYWGTGNPAPDFDGGVREGDNLYTDSVIAVNPDNGEIRWHYQYNPHDLWDYDSTMENILFEQDGRKLLAHFDKNGYFFVLDRTNGELVRVAPFVDRVTWGEIDPDGTVTPKIYPEKEGEPVHFWPGPAGGKEWTHAAYSPRTQLLYAPVQDVGAEVTRRRREFKESIPYWGASVTVDSDDMAGSVSAFDPSTGQEAWRWRNDVPMCASVLATGGDLVFAGEPTGEFNAFNARTGELLWQFQTGSGHHSNPTTYSVDGRQYIAVPVGWGSWVEGFLPGMLGAPHGDALFVFALPQD; encoded by the coding sequence ATGACGGAATACGTACAGGCAGGGCATGCGGTTAGCCAGGCGACGCTGAGCGGCGTGGTCGGGAACGCGCCGCCGGTGGCTCAGGACGTCACGTACGAACGCATTCTCCAGGCCCGCTCGGAACCGCAGAACTGGCTCACCTATTACGGCGCCTACGACGGGCAGCGCTACAGCCCGCTGGACCAGATCAACACGGAGAATGTCCACCGCCTCGCGCCGGCGTGGGTCTTCCAGTCCGGCTCGGCCGGATTGCACGCGGGCCCTTCGACTTACTCGTTCGAGGCCGCTCCGATCGTCGTGGACGGAGTCATGTACGTCTCGGGCTGGGATGGCTGGGTCTGGGCCCTGCACGCCGGAACCGGGCAGGAACTGTGGCGGTACAAGCACGAAGTCCCATACGACACCTCGCTTTGCTGCGGCAACGTGAATCGCGGGGTCGCCGTGGCGAAGGGGAAGGTCTTCGTCGTCACGCTGAACGCCCACGTAATCGCGCTCGATGGCGTCACCGGCAACTTGGTCTGGGATATGACCTACGGTGATGTGCGAGCGGGCGAGAGCGCTACGGTCGCTCCACTCGTGGTAAAGGACTTGGTCATCGTTGGCAGTTCCGGCGGGGAATTCGGCGTGCGCGGCCACCTCGACGCCTTCGATGTCGAGACCGGACGGCACGTCTGGCGGACCTACACCGTGCCGAAACCCGGCGAGCGCGGTTCCGAAACCTGGCCGGACGGTCCGGCGTGGACGCGGGGTGGTGGAAACTGCTGGGTCACGGGCACCTACGACCCGGAGCTGAATCTCCTTTACTGGGGCACCGGAAATCCGGCGCCCGACTTCGACGGAGGCGTTCGCGAGGGCGACAACCTCTACACCGACAGCGTCATCGCGGTGAACCCGGACAACGGCGAAATTCGCTGGCACTACCAGTACAACCCACACGATTTGTGGGACTACGACAGCACCATGGAGAACATCCTGTTCGAACAGGACGGGCGGAAACTGCTGGCCCACTTCGACAAGAACGGGTATTTCTTCGTCCTCGACCGGACAAACGGTGAGCTGGTCCGGGTAGCGCCCTTCGTCGACCGCGTCACCTGGGGCGAAATCGACCCGGACGGCACGGTAACGCCCAAGATCTACCCCGAGAAGGAGGGGGAACCGGTCCACTTCTGGCCGGGGCCGGCCGGGGGCAAGGAATGGACGCACGCGGCCTACAGCCCGAGAACGCAGCTGCTCTACGCGCCGGTGCAGGACGTCGGTGCGGAGGTCACGCGGCGGCGCCGGGAGTTCAAGGAGAGCATTCCTTACTGGGGCGCGAGCGTCACAGTGGACTCCGACGACATGGCGGGGTCCGTGTCGGCCTTCGATCCGTCCACGGGTCAGGAGGCGTGGCGCTGGCGCAACGACGTGCCGATGTGCGCGTCCGTGCTGGCCACCGGCGGCGATCTGGTGTTCGCCGGCGAACCCACCGGGGAATTCAACGCGTTCAACGCGCGCACCGGCGAGTTGTTGTGGCAGTTCCAGACCGGAAGCGGCCACCACAGCAACCCGACGACCTACAGCGTCGACGGACGGCAGTACATCGCCGTGCCGGTCGGGTGGGGCAGCTGGGTCGAAGGTTTCCTTCCCGGGATGCTCGGGGCACCCCACGGAGACGCCCTGTTCGTCTTCGCGCTGCCGCAGGACTAG
- a CDS encoding MSMEG_3727 family PQQ-associated protein, whose product MATSTVELSVLVSELGLDKQNKAILGRLVAHGGLGYAEEGADGRMHGRIRIPLDELVWDPSILVMPRGGDLELEIINDDQNTHCALLPSNGDRQFIWLPVQSRGTASLNLDGPGYYWYTSPIGNDEGRGLIGVIAVLGDVPQEARLDRPAQPRP is encoded by the coding sequence ATGGCGACCAGCACGGTGGAGCTATCGGTACTGGTGAGCGAGCTTGGGTTGGACAAGCAGAACAAGGCGATTTTGGGTCGACTCGTCGCCCACGGAGGCCTCGGGTACGCCGAGGAAGGAGCCGACGGCCGCATGCACGGCCGGATCCGGATCCCGCTCGATGAGCTGGTCTGGGACCCCTCGATCCTCGTCATGCCCCGCGGCGGCGACCTCGAGCTCGAGATCATCAACGATGACCAGAACACCCATTGCGCGCTGTTGCCGAGCAATGGCGACCGGCAATTCATCTGGTTGCCGGTCCAATCACGAGGAACGGCCAGTCTCAACCTCGATGGCCCGGGTTACTACTGGTACACGTCGCCTATCGGCAACGATGAAGGACGCGGCCTGATCGGGGTCATCGCGGTGCTCGGCGACGTTCCGCAGGAGGCCCGCCTCGACCGTCCGGCCCAGCCGAGACCATAG